In the Plasmodium gaboni strain SY75 chromosome 13, whole genome shotgun sequence genome, CTATAATATATGcaaatataaagaaaatataaacatgaatttgtatacatatatatatatatatgtatatgtgtgtgtctatgtatgtatgtatttatgTATGTGTCTATGTATATGTCTATGTATGTTTCTATctatgtatatatgtttatgCTTCTTGtgtttcatttttttaagtatgattattattaaaaattatctcatattttattattcatgtttttgattttacctttctaatttttctcattttattttcgattgctatttttttccatttCTCGCTATTATCATTTACTAATATTAGAACAGATGAATAATAGGAGTGTCTGAGATaactataaaaatatggaaaaaagaattaaggtaaatatattaataagtATAAGTAAcatataacaaaaaaaaaaataaaattatatatatatatatatatatatatatatatatatatatatatatatgtgtttatatttatggTTACATGCTGAAATTATAGTGTTTTcctatattatatattgatgACAAATCAAAGttacaatatattaaataagaATCATAAAATAGATTTTCTTGCTGCTCATTTAAAGGTTCTTCTTTTTCTCCTCTATcgaaaatataattatatgccttataaaatgtattttGTTCAATAACATATTCAtcgtttttttttaaatttattgaattctcattaataatatttttattattattgttgttattattattgttattattgttgttattatggttgttattattattattgctgttattattattattattattattattattattattattttttattttaatattgGGAGGtacttttttatttatcctttgatttttattattcaatAAAATAGCTTTCTGGAACTTTTCATATTTCtgattatttttaacaTACCTTAAAAATTTGgtgttttctttttttttcctttctaatatttctttctttttatttttaactttcatttttat is a window encoding:
- a CDS encoding hypothetical protein (conserved Plasmodium protein, unknown function) — protein: MKVKNKKKEILERKKKENTKFLRYVKNNQKYEKFQKAILLNNKNQRINKKVPPNIKIKNNNNNNNNNNNNNSNNNNNNHNNNNNNNNNNNNNNKNIINENSINLKKNDEYVIEQNTFYKAYNYIFDRGEKEEPLNEQQENLFYDSYLIYCNFDLSSIYNIGKHYNFSIYLRHSYYSSVLILVNDNSEKWKKIAIENKMRKIRKVMTYDKFEAHYNKDDLLNEITSRFDLYIFDASIRSKKYSHIISKIKKHNKNFTTLQLNEDNFVEDVDRATRKAFADLNKGSTHSIPIGFLNLGKEKLYDNIQQATKSMLEFYEEKNVSVVSINLRYMSMTIPLYIHALKNIIHPGYY